A window of the Falco rusticolus isolate bFalRus1 chromosome 1, bFalRus1.pri, whole genome shotgun sequence genome harbors these coding sequences:
- the LOC119146930 gene encoding octopamine receptor-like, translated as MAQTRQDFNGGKMLLDQNETWLSNFSSAASSFVKGRGNSAGIGLQEVVIGLILTLIDLITLLGNTVVFICPVVEKRLRTVTYMFIMSLAMADFLVACLVMPFSIIYEVTGMWLFGKLFCKVWISFDVMFCTASIVTLCFISLDRYCSVVTPYHYSRRMSRGRCIVMTCTVWVYSSLISFLPVMQGWNEIPGVDFDAGRECIFVTNWIFAIVASALAFFVPFMVMCSMYFFIYRASRLKATRIMSQTLEIHYHPNSKRQNHLQLENKATRTISIIISVFVLCWLPYFVLNVWLAARGTDSTSTVLVDTFKIITWLGYCNSTINPMLYAFLNRDFQRALKKLLICRHRSQVDIGEDMVSIATFSKTAPDLEYSITVPVPNGALKGKPK; from the exons ATGGCACAGACTCGACAGG atTTTAATGGTGGAAAGATGCTGCTGGACCAAAATGAAACTTGGCTCTCtaatttctcctctgctgcctcctcctttgTGAAAGGCAGGGGCAACTCAGCAGGGATCGGCCTCCAGGAGGTGGTCATCGGGCTGATACTGACCCTCATTGACTTGATCACGCTCCTGGGAAATACAGTAGTCTTCATCTGTCCAGTGGTGGAAAAGAGGCTGCGCACTGTCACCTATATGTTTATAATGTCCTTAGCCATGGCGGACTTCCTTGTCGCTTGTCTGGTCATGCCCTTTAG TATCATTTACGAGGTGACGGGGATGTGGTTGTTCGGGAAGCTGTTCTGCAAAGTCTGGATCTCCTTTGATGTCATGTTCTGTACTGCGTCCATTGTCACCTTGTGCTTTATCAGCCTGGACAGGTACTGCTCCGTGGTGACCCCATACCACTATTCCAGAAGGATGTCCCGTGGCAG atgCATCGTGATGACCTGCACGGTCTGGGTGTACTCTTCcctcatttcctttcttcctgtcATGCAAGGCTGGAATGAGATCCCCGGGGTGGACTTCGATGCAGGCAGAGAATGCATCTTTGTCACCAACTGGATTTTTGCCATCGTGGCTTCTGCTCTGGCATTTTTTGTTCCCTTCATGGTCATGTGCAGCATGTATTTCTTCATCTACCGAGCTTCACGGCTCAAGGCCACTCGTATCATGTCTCAGACGCTGGAGATCCACTACCACCCTAACAGCAAGCGGCAGAACCatctgcagctggagaacaAGGCCACGCGAACCATTAGCATCATCATTTCAGTttttgtgctgtgctggctgccgTACTTTGTCCTAAACgtttggctggctgccagaggCACTGACTCCACCAGCACTGTCTTAGTTGACACCTTCAAGATCATCACTTGGTTAGGTTATTGCAACTCCACCATCAACCCAATGCTCTATGCTTTCCTGAACCGGGACTTCCAACGGGCCCTGAAAAAGCTGCTCATTTGCAGGCACAGGTCTCAGGTGGATATTGGAGAAGACATGGTTTCCATAGCCACGTTCTCCAAGACTGCTCCAGACCTAGAATACAGCATTACAGTGCCAGTGCCCAACGGTGCCCTGAAGGGCAAACCCAAGTAA